The genome window GCCGGGCGGGCGCAGTCGGGCTATATGTTCCATTATGCCGCCGCGATGGTGCTGGGGATCGTGATTTTCATCACCTGGATGACACTGTGGGGGGGCCAATAACATGGACAACCTGCTGTCGATCATCACCTTCCTGCCGCTGATTGCTGCCGTCATCCTGGCGCTGTTCCTGCGGGGCGACGACGCAGCCGCGCAGAAGAACGCGAAGTGGCTGGCGCTGATCGCGACCTCGGCCACATTCGTCGTCTCACTGTTCATGCTGGCCGGGTTCAACCCGAACGACACCTGGTTCCAATTTGTCGAGGAACGCAGCTGGCTGTTGGGGCTGAATTACAAGCTGGGCGTGGATGGGATCTCGGTTCTGTTCGTCATGCTGACGACCTTCCTGATGCCGTTGGTGATTGCGTCCTGCTGGACGGTGGAGCACCGGGTCAAGGACTACATGATTGCGTTCCTGATGCTGGAAACGCTGATGCTGGGCGTGTTCTGTGCGCTGGATCTGATCCTGTTCTACCTGTTCTTCGAGGGCGGCTTGATCCCGATGTTCCTGATCATCGGCATCTGGGGCGGCAAGAACCGCATCTATGCGTCGTTCAAGTTCTTCCTTTATACCTTCCTCGGCTCGGTTCTGATGCTGGTCGCGATGATCGGCATGTTCGTTCAGGCCGGGACCACGGATATCCCGACCTTGCTGAGCCATCAGTTCGCCTCGGAAACCTTCGCCGTTTGGGGCTTCCAGATCATTGGCGGGGTGCAGACGCTGCTGTGGCTGGCGTTCTTTGCCAGCTTCGCGGTGAAAATGCCGATGTGGCCGGTCCACACCTGGTTGCCGGATGCCCACGTGCAAGCCCCGACCGCCGGGTCCGTCGTGTTGGCCGCGATTCTGCTGAAGATGGGCGGCTATGGCTTCCTGCGGTTCAGCCTGCCGATGTTCCCGGTCGCCTCCGACATCATGGCCGATTTCGTTATGTGGCTGAGTGCGATTGCGATCATCTATACCTCTCTCGTCGCGCTGATGCAGGAGGATATGAAAAAGCTGATCGCCTATTCATCCGTCGCGCATATGGGCTATGTCACCGCCGGGATTTTCGCGGCGAACCAGCAGGGCGTCGACGGAGCCATCTTTCAGATGATCAGCCACGGCTTCATCTCGGGCGCGTTGTTCCTGTGCGTCGGAGTGATCTACGACCGGATGCACACGCGAGAGATTGACGCCTACGGCGGCCTCGTCAACAAGATGCCCGCCTATGCGGCGATTTTCATGCTGTTCACCATGGCCAATGTCGGCCTGCCGGGGACCAGCGGGTTTGTCGGGGAATTCCTGACGCTGGTTGGCATCTTCCAGGCCAATACCTGGGTGGCGCTGGTGGCGACTGCCGGGGTGATCCTGAGCGCGGCCTATGCGCTGTGGCTGTATCGGCGCGTCGTCATGGGTGATCTGATCAAGGAAAGCCTACGCTCGATCAAGGACATGACCGACCGCGAAAAGGCGATCTTCGCGCCGCTGGTGGTGATGACGATCCTGCTGGGCGTCTATCCCAGCCTTGTGACGGATATGATTGGCCCCTCGGTCGAGGCGCTTTTGCACAACTACCACGCTGCGTTGCCTGCCGAGGCGATGACGCAAGTGGCGCATAACTAAGGGGGCG of Paracoccaceae bacterium contains these proteins:
- a CDS encoding NADH-quinone oxidoreductase subunit M — encoded protein: MDNLLSIITFLPLIAAVILALFLRGDDAAAQKNAKWLALIATSATFVVSLFMLAGFNPNDTWFQFVEERSWLLGLNYKLGVDGISVLFVMLTTFLMPLVIASCWTVEHRVKDYMIAFLMLETLMLGVFCALDLILFYLFFEGGLIPMFLIIGIWGGKNRIYASFKFFLYTFLGSVLMLVAMIGMFVQAGTTDIPTLLSHQFASETFAVWGFQIIGGVQTLLWLAFFASFAVKMPMWPVHTWLPDAHVQAPTAGSVVLAAILLKMGGYGFLRFSLPMFPVASDIMADFVMWLSAIAIIYTSLVALMQEDMKKLIAYSSVAHMGYVTAGIFAANQQGVDGAIFQMISHGFISGALFLCVGVIYDRMHTREIDAYGGLVNKMPAYAAIFMLFTMANVGLPGTSGFVGEFLTLVGIFQANTWVALVATAGVILSAAYALWLYRRVVMGDLIKESLRSIKDMTDREKAIFAPLVVMTILLGVYPSLVTDMIGPSVEALLHNYHAALPAEAMTQVAHN